From one Thermatribacter velox genomic stretch:
- a CDS encoding aminotransferase class I/II-fold pyridoxal phosphate-dependent enzyme, whose protein sequence is MSRVHGGRLFEEREKQGSLFLDFSASINPWGPPSVLRKNWSKMWQWVSTYPPLDIELFQNWIAQIYGFSGETILPCNGATQGIYLLGRILEGKRVTIIEPCFTEYSLAFRLGGKEIEHFFYLGDEETEESLKLLFTTHPDILIMGNPTNPLGNPYPEGFLKAVWEYVLEKGIFLVVDEVFQEFMNEETSFSGKIADYRRLFVVRSLTKYFSIPGLRGGFLLTHPSNVYSLKEHIEPWSVNAVLASALKILSESDLSAFRETTIKNLKKEKEYLEEHWKAFSDVVLLYPSRVNFYMFRVLDSKADLYSFFYQRGMLIRSLSDFWGLDRNFYRISLRTHSENRRFLGALEEFVDDLRNSW, encoded by the coding sequence ATGAGTAGGGTTCATGGTGGTCGGTTGTTTGAAGAAAGGGAGAAGCAGGGTTCTCTTTTTCTGGATTTTAGCGCCAGCATAAATCCCTGGGGGCCACCGTCGGTTCTTCGTAAAAACTGGTCCAAGATGTGGCAGTGGGTAAGTACCTATCCTCCACTGGATATTGAGCTGTTTCAGAACTGGATTGCCCAGATATACGGCTTTTCTGGAGAGACAATTCTTCCCTGTAATGGAGCTACACAGGGTATCTACCTTTTGGGGAGAATACTGGAAGGAAAAAGAGTAACTATTATCGAGCCTTGCTTTACTGAATATTCCCTTGCCTTTCGCTTGGGGGGTAAGGAAATAGAACACTTCTTTTATCTCGGCGATGAAGAAACGGAAGAAAGCTTGAAGTTACTCTTTACTACCCACCCGGATATCCTTATTATGGGTAATCCCACCAATCCGCTCGGTAACCCTTACCCGGAAGGTTTTTTAAAAGCTGTGTGGGAGTATGTTCTTGAGAAAGGGATTTTTCTGGTGGTGGACGAAGTCTTCCAGGAATTTATGAACGAAGAAACCTCTTTTTCTGGAAAAATTGCGGATTATCGGCGCCTTTTTGTGGTGCGTTCGCTAACCAAATACTTTTCCATTCCTGGATTAAGAGGAGGCTTTTTATTGACCCACCCCTCCAACGTGTACTCTCTTAAAGAGCATATCGAACCCTGGTCGGTTAATGCTGTCTTGGCTTCAGCGCTAAAAATTCTTTCCGAAAGCGATCTTTCAGCATTCAGGGAAACCACCATAAAGAACCTCAAAAAAGAAAAAGAATATCTTGAGGAGCACTGGAAAGCCTTTTCTGATGTTGTATTGCTCTATCCATCTCGGGTCAATTTCTATATGTTTCGGGTTTTGGACTCAAAGGCTGACCTTTATTCCTTTTTTTACCAGCGAGGGATGCTAATTAGAAGTCTCTCTGATTTCTGGGGTCTGGATAGGAATTTTTACCGAATTTCGCTGCGCACCCATTCTGAAAACAGGCGCTTTCTGGGAGCACTGGAGGAGTTCGTGGATGATCTCAGGAATTCTTGGTAG
- the cobC gene encoding alpha-ribazole phosphatase gives MKEIYLLRHGDTEATEKGFFAGWSDIPLSPKGEERIKKLHQSLLRGLSFERVFCSPMLRTHQTARILVPDDDIDIVPEIKERSFGSWEGKSWAELEKEYPVEVKEWKKDPLGFTPPGGESFKTVLSRVSSFWDKLLKMRNGRYLLVTHAGVIRCFLVKAMNIEFASTFHVLLDPGVLVKIGVNREEFPRVELIQNNGV, from the coding sequence ATGAAGGAAATATATCTTTTGCGACACGGAGATACTGAAGCAACAGAAAAGGGTTTTTTTGCGGGTTGGAGTGATATTCCGCTTTCTCCTAAGGGTGAGGAGAGAATCAAAAAATTACACCAGAGCTTGTTAAGAGGACTTTCTTTTGAGAGAGTGTTTTGCAGTCCCATGTTGAGAACCCATCAAACAGCTCGAATTCTGGTTCCAGATGACGACATCGACATTGTTCCCGAAATCAAAGAGCGTTCTTTTGGTTCCTGGGAGGGCAAGTCTTGGGCAGAGCTTGAAAAAGAGTATCCGGTAGAAGTAAAGGAGTGGAAAAAAGACCCCCTGGGTTTTACGCCGCCTGGAGGAGAAAGCTTCAAAACAGTGCTTTCCAGAGTAAGCTCTTTTTGGGATAAACTCCTGAAAATGAGAAATGGTCGCTACCTGCTGGTTACCCATGCTGGGGTTATTCGTTGTTTTCTGGTTAAAGCCATGAACATCGAGTTTGCGTCCACTTTTCATGTTTTGCTGGATCCCGGTGTTTTGGTGAAAATTGGGGTTAACCGCGAAGAATTTCCGAGAGTAGAATTGATTCAAAATAACGGTGTTTGA
- a CDS encoding biotin transporter BioY: protein MHFQSLRLARCALVVALCVVSSLFSRYAQGVVPFSVLPFVVVLSGWLLRPQEAFWSLSAYVLLGLLGLPVFASPPFGGPTYLFKPTFGFLLGFVLGAFLISALKDKKLFRKSILGVIFLSELGMLIIYLPGLFYLWLAFSLFMGKPIGFNRVLQVGFYPFLGFDVVKAFLAGMLFWKTKGRIAA from the coding sequence GTGCACTTTCAGTCGCTGCGGTTAGCTCGCTGTGCTTTGGTGGTTGCTCTTTGTGTGGTATCCTCGCTTTTTTCTCGCTATGCTCAGGGAGTGGTTCCGTTCAGTGTTCTGCCTTTTGTTGTGGTTCTTTCTGGATGGTTGCTTCGGCCGCAAGAAGCATTCTGGTCTCTTTCGGCTTATGTCCTGTTAGGCCTTCTGGGGTTGCCAGTTTTTGCATCGCCGCCTTTCGGGGGTCCCACCTATTTGTTTAAACCTACTTTTGGTTTTCTGCTGGGTTTCGTCCTGGGAGCCTTTTTAATTTCCGCTTTGAAGGATAAGAAGCTTTTCAGAAAAAGCATACTGGGAGTAATTTTTCTTTCAGAGTTGGGGATGCTAATTATTTATCTTCCAGGTCTTTTTTACCTGTGGCTGGCTTTTTCTCTGTTTATGGGAAAGCCAATCGGCTTTAATCGAGTTTTGCAGGTAGGTTTTTATCCTTTTCTGGGTTTCGATGTTGTGAAAGCGTTCTTGGCAGGGATGTTGTTCTGGAAGACCAAGGGCCGGATAGCTGCTTAG
- the cobU gene encoding bifunctional adenosylcobinamide kinase/adenosylcobinamide-phosphate guanylyltransferase: protein MISGILGRKVLFIGGARSGKSSLAQQRVEEASPKRVYLATGVVTDQEMAERIALHRRRRSENWETFEVPFGFQEVEDRDFSGCGVLLDCVTFLVSNLLLRDKEPEEVFMRVTEELEVLFRKQSREGFFLALVSNEVGCGVVPENFLGRQFRDLQGKVNQWLAQKADEVFLVVAGVPWKLK, encoded by the coding sequence ATGATCTCAGGAATTCTTGGTAGAAAAGTGCTTTTCATTGGTGGCGCAAGGAGCGGTAAAAGCTCTCTGGCTCAGCAGAGAGTGGAAGAAGCGAGCCCAAAGCGGGTTTACCTGGCAACAGGTGTGGTTACGGATCAAGAGATGGCAGAACGAATAGCTTTACACCGCAGGAGACGTTCCGAGAACTGGGAAACCTTTGAGGTTCCTTTTGGTTTTCAGGAGGTGGAGGATAGAGACTTCTCCGGATGTGGAGTATTGTTGGATTGTGTTACCTTCTTAGTGAGTAATTTGCTCCTTCGGGATAAGGAGCCGGAAGAAGTTTTTATGAGAGTTACTGAAGAACTGGAGGTGCTTTTTAGAAAGCAATCCCGGGAAGGCTTTTTTTTGGCCCTGGTCAGTAACGAAGTGGGTTGCGGGGTGGTTCCTGAGAATTTTTTGGGCAGGCAATTTAGGGATCTCCAGGGTAAGGTCAACCAGTGGTTGGCCCAGAAAGCTGACGAAGTCTTTTTGGTAGTTGCAGGAGTGCCGTGGAAACTAAAATAA
- the cobS gene encoding adenosylcobinamide-GDP ribazoletransferase, giving the protein METKISRFVRWLRLVRIAAGFLTILPLARESDEPEEVALSSVFFPLVGLLIGGGVYGVFWGTHFIFGTSFLPALLALTTWILLTRGLHLDGLADVADALGAPVFSKEARERILKDSSLGVFGTVALFLVLTFKLFLLSETKSGEVIVLAPLAARFFLLGVICFGRSLLRESGLGSIFLSQPRSTAFWLWLILVAVVSILFGNVLLFLKICFCFVIIYSFVKRVARMLGFLNGDVMGTAVELGELLFLLIGRI; this is encoded by the coding sequence GTGGAAACTAAAATAAGTCGCTTTGTTCGCTGGTTACGGCTGGTAAGAATTGCTGCTGGCTTTTTAACCATTTTGCCGCTGGCCAGGGAGAGCGACGAGCCAGAAGAAGTAGCACTATCCAGCGTTTTCTTTCCGCTGGTGGGTCTTTTAATCGGTGGTGGAGTATATGGTGTATTTTGGGGAACCCATTTTATCTTTGGTACTTCGTTTCTTCCCGCACTTCTGGCTTTAACCACCTGGATTCTGCTCACTAGAGGCTTGCATCTTGATGGTTTGGCTGATGTAGCGGATGCACTGGGGGCTCCAGTTTTTAGCAAGGAAGCACGAGAGCGCATTCTTAAAGATTCTTCCCTGGGCGTTTTTGGGACAGTAGCGCTTTTTCTAGTTCTAACTTTTAAGTTGTTTCTGTTATCGGAAACTAAGAGTGGGGAAGTAATAGTACTGGCTCCCTTGGCAGCCAGATTTTTTTTACTGGGGGTTATTTGCTTTGGTCGCTCCTTGCTTCGGGAGTCGGGGCTGGGAAGTATTTTTTTAAGTCAACCCCGAAGCACTGCTTTCTGGTTGTGGTTGATTCTGGTTGCTGTTGTGTCCATTCTTTTCGGTAACGTTTTGCTTTTTTTGAAAATTTGTTTCTGCTTTGTTATTATTTACTCATTCGTGAAGAGAGTTGCTCGAATGCTGGGCTTTTTAAATGGGGATGTGATGGGAACAGCGGTGGAACTGGGAGAGCTGCTTTTTCTTCTGATTGGGAGGATTTGA
- a CDS encoding biotin--[acetyl-CoA-carboxylase] ligase has protein sequence MLRSSLEKEILKALLVSRDWVSGEELAKRLSLSRVAIWKEMEKLKSWGFPVISSRKGYKLFELPDVFFREYLEAYFSRFSFPVSVFCEDQVDSTNEWAKREALQGAPSWSLFIAESQTRGKGRKGRSWFSLPGKSLTFSLLIRPNLSLWSGFTSLPLVCGLAVSLALEEEGLEPEIKWPNDVLIDGKKVAGILVEGDFEAEVLRYVVIGIGLNVNLLREDFPEDLRLTATSLLEVSGKRHHRLFLLENLLNKLSKCLEGWKGEANLASLYPELKKRLATLGKRVKIAVSDKVLEGLAEDIDLDGSLWINSEGERKKISWGELVTS, from the coding sequence ATGCTCAGAAGCTCCCTGGAGAAAGAAATTCTTAAAGCGTTGCTTGTCTCTCGAGATTGGGTATCTGGTGAGGAACTTGCCAAACGCCTTTCTTTAAGCAGGGTAGCTATCTGGAAGGAAATGGAAAAGCTGAAATCCTGGGGATTCCCTGTAATATCTTCTCGCAAGGGATACAAATTGTTCGAATTGCCTGATGTTTTCTTCAGGGAATATCTTGAAGCTTATTTTTCAAGGTTTTCCTTTCCGGTGAGTGTTTTCTGCGAAGATCAAGTGGATTCTACCAATGAATGGGCCAAAAGAGAAGCCCTGCAAGGCGCACCGTCATGGAGCCTTTTTATAGCCGAGAGTCAAACCCGGGGCAAGGGAAGGAAAGGAAGGAGCTGGTTTTCGCTTCCTGGGAAAAGCCTGACTTTTTCCCTTTTGATCCGGCCGAATCTTTCTTTGTGGTCAGGTTTTACCTCTCTGCCTCTTGTCTGTGGGTTGGCAGTGAGTCTCGCTCTTGAAGAAGAAGGTCTGGAACCAGAAATTAAATGGCCCAACGATGTGTTGATTGATGGGAAGAAGGTGGCCGGGATACTGGTTGAGGGCGATTTCGAGGCCGAGGTTCTTAGATATGTGGTGATTGGTATCGGCCTTAATGTCAATCTATTGAGAGAAGATTTTCCGGAAGATTTGAGACTTACAGCAACTTCGCTTTTAGAAGTTTCTGGGAAGAGGCACCACCGGCTGTTTCTTTTGGAAAATTTGTTGAACAAGCTTTCAAAATGCCTGGAAGGCTGGAAAGGAGAAGCCAACCTTGCTTCCCTGTATCCAGAACTGAAGAAAAGACTGGCTACCCTGGGGAAAAGGGTGAAGATAGCGGTCTCGGACAAGGTCCTGGAAGGCTTGGCCGAAGATATTGACCTGGATGGCTCATTGTGGATTAATTCGGAGGGTGAAAGAAAAAAGATAAGTTGGGGCGAGCTGGTCACCTCTTGA
- the cbiB gene encoding adenosylcobinamide-phosphate synthase CbiB: MFEVLALLRMVVGFVLDSFLGDPFGRWHPVVWVGKAIEKLERLLFPQHRSFRKEFILGFVVVFLLVGGTGLAYGFLGWFMRKNLPLVYWMVEIYLVFSLLAFRSLWLSGKKVFLALQKGNLEEARKNLRSLVGRDTEHLAEWEVVRACVESLAENFNDAVVAPLFYASLFGGLGILIYKVVNTLDSMLGYRDFRYFFFGFASARLDDLLNFIPARLSALFLGIAALLLGKSPKRALTTAFQYARFHPSPNAGWPEAAMAGALGVRLGGVNYYQGKREERPFLGEALRELVPERIEEALSLLWLGSWFALLVLALFAWRVGYPIFGI; encoded by the coding sequence GTGTTTGAAGTGTTAGCCCTTTTACGTATGGTGGTGGGTTTTGTATTAGATTCATTCTTAGGGGACCCTTTTGGTCGCTGGCACCCTGTGGTTTGGGTGGGTAAGGCCATAGAGAAACTTGAACGCTTGCTTTTCCCTCAACACAGGAGCTTTCGCAAGGAATTCATACTGGGCTTTGTGGTAGTTTTTTTGCTGGTGGGTGGTACCGGCCTGGCTTATGGTTTTCTGGGTTGGTTTATGCGAAAAAATTTGCCGCTTGTTTACTGGATGGTAGAAATATATCTGGTTTTCTCTTTGCTCGCTTTCCGCTCGCTCTGGTTAAGTGGCAAAAAGGTTTTCCTGGCCCTTCAAAAGGGAAACCTGGAAGAGGCCAGGAAAAACCTTCGGAGCTTGGTGGGCAGAGATACTGAACACCTGGCAGAATGGGAAGTGGTCAGAGCTTGCGTTGAGTCTCTCGCCGAGAACTTCAACGATGCAGTAGTGGCTCCTCTTTTTTATGCTTCGCTCTTCGGAGGTTTGGGGATTCTCATTTACAAAGTGGTTAACACCCTTGATTCCATGCTGGGTTACCGGGATTTCCGCTATTTTTTCTTTGGTTTTGCTTCGGCACGCCTCGATGACCTATTGAATTTTATCCCTGCTCGTTTGAGTGCTCTGTTTCTGGGAATAGCTGCTTTGCTCTTGGGGAAATCGCCAAAGAGGGCTTTGACTACCGCTTTTCAATATGCCCGCTTTCATCCCAGTCCCAATGCAGGTTGGCCCGAGGCAGCCATGGCTGGTGCTCTTGGGGTGAGGCTGGGGGGCGTAAACTATTACCAGGGCAAGCGCGAGGAAAGGCCCTTTCTTGGAGAGGCCCTTCGGGAGCTTGTTCCGGAACGAATTGAGGAAGCCCTTTCTCTTTTGTGGTTGGGTAGCTGGTTTGCTTTGCTGGTTCTGGCTCTTTTTGCTTGGCGGGTCGGTTATCCCATTTTTGGTATTTAA
- a CDS encoding YbhN family protein: MHEPQKYRPASLKKRVLLSVLISISSIVIIFSVGSFFEVPPEIDFARFHFGVYLVGFLLMFAAWFLDGLRVFLSARAWNKSIRLQDALSTVLAGYFMSTITPFSTGGSPAQMYVLTRAGMSWGEAGSLVVICGILYQVSLLLLLFLLIFAFHIGFVLQGVLLKLLYSFVIFYAGVMVLLFSFLYRPQILFRLTEWGINFVKRHFRKIRFSEESVREWVHEFFEDFRRGFRILFFQKPQYLVWNIGCYMVQYTLIFSVAYFVLAAMGVKADYLRVLGTQAPLFYVFSFVPSPGASGGVEVSMASVFARFVGAYRVGMFVLLWRAVTFYLPMVIGGVTFFRIVQSAGGYSGENGKLITKRSENYAQKLPGERNS, from the coding sequence ATGCACGAGCCGCAAAAGTATCGTCCTGCTTCACTAAAAAAACGAGTTTTGCTATCTGTTCTTATAAGTATAAGTAGTATTGTGATTATTTTTTCTGTTGGTTCCTTTTTCGAGGTACCACCTGAGATTGATTTTGCTCGTTTTCACTTTGGAGTTTACTTGGTGGGTTTTTTGTTGATGTTTGCTGCCTGGTTTCTGGATGGGTTAAGAGTCTTTCTGAGTGCTCGGGCCTGGAACAAAAGCATTCGCCTACAGGATGCGCTGAGTACGGTTCTTGCCGGATATTTCATGTCGACCATAACTCCCTTCAGTACCGGTGGTAGCCCGGCTCAAATGTATGTTCTTACCCGTGCAGGTATGAGCTGGGGGGAGGCAGGGAGTCTGGTGGTAATTTGTGGCATTCTGTATCAGGTTAGCCTCCTTCTTTTGCTTTTCTTGCTCATTTTTGCCTTTCATATCGGCTTTGTTCTGCAAGGAGTGCTGTTAAAGCTTTTGTATTCTTTTGTCATTTTCTATGCGGGTGTCATGGTGCTCCTTTTTTCTTTTTTGTATCGCCCTCAGATACTTTTCAGACTTACCGAGTGGGGCATAAATTTCGTTAAACGCCACTTTAGGAAAATTCGCTTTTCTGAAGAGAGTGTTCGAGAATGGGTGCACGAATTTTTTGAAGACTTTCGTAGGGGTTTCCGGATTCTCTTCTTTCAAAAGCCCCAGTATCTGGTCTGGAATATCGGCTGTTATATGGTGCAGTACACGCTTATTTTCTCCGTTGCTTATTTTGTGCTGGCAGCCATGGGCGTGAAGGCTGATTATTTACGGGTTCTGGGCACTCAGGCTCCTCTTTTTTACGTTTTTTCCTTTGTGCCTTCCCCGGGGGCAAGCGGAGGAGTGGAAGTTTCTATGGCTTCTGTTTTCGCTCGCTTTGTGGGTGCTTATCGGGTAGGCATGTTTGTTCTTTTGTGGAGAGCGGTAACCTTTTATCTCCCTATGGTAATTGGAGGGGTAACCTTCTTCCGGATCGTGCAGAGCGCAGGCGGGTATTCGGGTGAAAACGGAAAGCTTATCACCAAAAGGAGCGAAAACTATGCTCAGAAGCTCCCTGGAGAAAGAAATTCTTAA